A segment of the Actinomycetota bacterium genome:
TGCTCATCCGCACGGCGGTGACGACCGACGGCGTCGCGGCCGACCAGTACCCGTACGTACGTCCGGGGCACTGGGGCCTCACGGGCATCAAGCTGGCGAACATGTCCGGGACGAGCATCAGCCCCGGCAACTGCTCGGTGAACGGGTGCTATGCGAACTCGCGGACGAGCAGCCACCCGCTGCCGTCGATGATCTCCACGCAGCCGCTGTGGCCGTAGGTGAAGTGCGGGGTTTGTGGGAAGACCGGGTATGTCGGATACTCTGTGTGAGGGCGTAACGGCCGAGCAGGGCCGAGGGAGCTGGAGGCGCGAGCGATGAAGAACCTCTCGATCCGCTGGAAGATCCTCGCGGGGGTCGTGGTCGTCAACCTCATCGGGGCGCTGGTGGTCGTCGTCTACCTGCACCAGTCCTCGTCCGGCGGGCTCGACGTGGCCGCCGCGAAGTCACTCGCTGTCGGGTCGGCGGCGTGGGACGAGCTGGGGGCCGAGTCACGTCCGGCCTCCGGGCCTCTCGACCCGATAGCGGACGGTGCCGTGCTGCTCGAGCACGTCAAGCACATCTCGTCGGCGGACTACGGCCTGCTGGTCGACAAGACCAAGCTCGACAAGGCTGCCTACGAGAAGGAGCGCTCCGACGCTGGCAAGCCGAGCAACTGGGACGAGCGCGAGAACTACGTGCTCGTCGCCGCCACCGACGACGCGCTCGCCGAGAAGATGCGCTTCGAGGTGCCCGCGGGGGACATTCCCGAGACCGGCAAGTTCGTCGGCATCGAGAACGGCTCGTGCGCGAAGACCTGCCATGATGCGATGACCGCCGAGGGTGACTACTGGACCGTAGCGTGGAGCGAGGACCGCACGAGCCGTGCCCACAATGTCTACCCGATCGCCGACGCGGCCGGCCAGGTCGTCGGCGTGCTCTACTCGATCGAGGACATCTCGGCACAGGCGGACTCGGCGAAGTCCTCGATGATCAGCACGCTGATGGTCATTGCGATCACCCTGCTCGCCGCGACGATCGTGATAGGCGGCATGCTCGACACGCTCATCTTCAAGCGCCTGAACACGATGATCGTGACGATGGAGGACATCTCGGTCCGCATCGCCGGCGGTGACTTCTCGACCCACTACGAGGCCGAGATGAGCGGTGACGAGATCGGGCAGTTCGAGCAGTTCTTCGCGAAGTTCATGGACCTCATCGCGGCGACCCTGAAGGCGCTCACCGGCGGCAGGTAGCCGGCGGGGCGCACGCGTGAAGAAGGGCGCCCTTTGCGGGGCGCCCTTCGCGTGCACCGGGCCTTTCGGCCCGGGGTCACTGGCCCTGGACCAGGGCGAACAGCTCGTACTCGACGTCCGCCGGCACCGCGCCGGTGCCGCCGACGATCCGGATGCTGTCCACCTCGGCCGCGTGGTCCGCGACGAACGCGCCGGTCGCCCCGGGGACTCCCGTGTTCACGAGCAGGGTCGGCGCGTCGTGCATCGCCGAGATGACGCCGCAGGGCAGGGCGTCGGGGAAGTTCAGGCCCGTCACGACGAACAGCTCGCCCGGCGTGAACGCGCACGACGGCTCGGTGAGTGAGAAGTCCGCGATCCGCGCCGCTGTGTCGTACCGCGTGGCGCCGGCGAGGCGCTCCGGGCTCGGCAGGTCGGCTGCGATGGCGTCGGGTACTGCGCCGGTGCCGCCGAGCACGATGGTGTCGGCGCATCCGAGCGCGTCGAGCGCGTCGGCGGTGGCGTCGGGCAGCTCCCACGGCTTGGTGAGCAGGATCGGCGCGCCCATCTTGGCGGCTGCCCCGCCCGCGGCGAGCGCGTCGGGATAGTTCAGGCCCGTGGCGACGAATGCCGTGTCGCACGAGCCGGCGCCGAGCACGGATTCGAGCTCGAGCGCGATCTGCTCGGCGGTCTCGTAGCGGTCGGAGCCCGACAGGCGCGTGACGTTGTCGCCGGTGATCCCGAGTGCGGCGAGGTCGTCGATGACGCCCTGGCCGACTGCGGCGGTGCCGCCGAGCACGATCGCCTTGGTTGCGCCGAGCTCGGTGATGCGTGCCGCCACCTCGTCCGGGATGCCGTCGGGCCGCACGAGGAGGATCGGCGCGTCGAGCGCGTACGCGAGCGAGGCGCCGCACAGCGCGTCCGGGTACGTCG
Coding sequences within it:
- a CDS encoding cell wall metabolism sensor histidine kinase WalK, whose protein sequence is MKNLSIRWKILAGVVVVNLIGALVVVVYLHQSSSGGLDVAAAKSLAVGSAAWDELGAESRPASGPLDPIADGAVLLEHVKHISSADYGLLVDKTKLDKAAYEKERSDAGKPSNWDERENYVLVAATDDALAEKMRFEVPAGDIPETGKFVGIENGSCAKTCHDAMTAEGDYWTVAWSEDRTSRAHNVYPIADAAGQVVGVLYSIEDISAQADSAKSSMISTLMVIAITLLAATIVIGGMLDTLIFKRLNTMIVTMEDISVRIAGGDFSTHYEAEMSGDEIGQFEQFFAKFMDLIAATLKALTGGR
- a CDS encoding cell wall-binding repeat-containing protein → DVATTGELAYVTSSDTGWNGCAGTAASDGATPTAVAVGSGGLRLIDAASPSVPFLAGFNPVGGAFATMAGDLVLVTDPDEGARLYRYTQVTDRDAGLSRYETAVEMSKDIPASDYVVLATGATYPDALCGASLAYALDAPILLVRPDGIPDEVAARITELGATKAIVLGGTAAVGQGVIDDLAALGITGDNVTRLSGSDRYETAEQIALELESVLGAGSCDTAFVATGLNYPDALAAGGAAAKMGAPILLTKPWELPDATADALDALGCADTIVLGGTGAVPDAIAADLPSPERLAGATRYDTAARIADFSLTEPSCAFTPGELFVVTGLNFPDALPCGVISAMHDAPTLLVNTGVPGATGAFVADHAAEVDSIRIVGGTGAVPADVEYELFALVQGQ